In Sorghum bicolor cultivar BTx623 chromosome 8, Sorghum_bicolor_NCBIv3, whole genome shotgun sequence, one genomic interval encodes:
- the LOC8074247 gene encoding uncharacterized protein LOC8074247 yields MASGLEQEQNSQPQSLGHIDEKWPEVMFINDYAVFIGYLSMAVTGTGFLVLTWSTVVLLGGFVTMLAKKDFWCLTVITLVQTRVFDVFLNGNISYIGYSFKRLWEAALSIALPHNPFRKWSARGLIRVLVFTTVLCPLFALYMFGLFISPGISLWRLLQQDYGDMAGDSSKANLKPALVVLYSLALVQGVLFYYRAISSLEEQRLLKLVAQAYRLDKDDKARGSISDYLREIRVGCEKDPSFARGRNLVTYAAGLMLSNSPDNYLSGARIIDTLIVWFSREPDQSVVESQRMLMNNMIGSASSSAIKKFVQMLDSKGQSDSEEIRSRAMRIVAHFASEIRLNKIPYGIQCISSFLESLEASISHHRHKETIIDILKKLTDDEENLRLMSNANGLALKIIKMLVDSDGGELHDSKHDRWCSNIAVPGMEVIKRFTSVIKRSNNVQLPRDILESPNAISTLESMLKCPKCKVQEELQKSVIMVLTQITSKETSLAAGEEIKKRLDEVKNRLILSLIAIFLDGGNGKSSVKKLAAGESLAKMSRINENSATILGAEDGRIVSGLTQVVLDKNSEYRKSAADILNHLCSHYTTNEDSRFQKLKKAMIDDVILPVLREVLGCRPTAEPRPPPWYLYLEDNVEEQEALSSLCATVHDILIRQDPNLATQFDQKAEEIGQEMETKEVMTFADLVKKAQDVVDNKRRRQSWVVHPYPPPQYVVCSAEEDPNSCCIS; encoded by the exons ATGGCCAGCGGACTGGAGCAAGAGCAGAACTCCCAGCCCCAAAGCCTTGGGCACATTGATGAGAAATGGCCAGAAGTTATGTTCATCAACGACTATGCGGTGTTCATAGGCTACCTGTCGATGGCTGTGACGGGGACAGGTTTCCTGGTCCTTACGTGGTCCACAGTCGTCCTGCTCGGTGGATTCGTCACCATGCTAGCCAAGAAGGACTTTTGGTGTCTCACGGTGATTACTCTCGTTCAGACAAG GGTATTTGACGTTTTTCTGAACGGAAATATAAGCTACATTGGCTACTCGTTCAAGCGCTTGTGGGAGGCTGCACTCTCCATTGCTTTGCCACATAATCCCTTCCGAAAATGGAGTGCAAGGGGTCTTATCCGAGTGCTGGTGTTCACCACTGTGCTGTGCCCGCTGTTCGCGCTGTACATGTTTGGGCTGTTTATTTCCCCAGGGATCTCGCTGTGGCGTCTACTGCAACAGGACTATGGCGACATGGCAGGAGACAGCAGCAAGGCAAACCTGAAGCCAGCGCTAGTGGTACTGTACTCGTTGGCTCTCGTCCAGGGCGTGCTCTTCTATTACAGGGCCATATCTTCTTTGGAGGAGCAACGGCTGTTGAAGCTAGTGGCCCAAGCATACCGGTTAGACAAGGACGACAAGGCACGCGGATCGATTTCAGACTATCTGCGCGAGATCAGGGTCGGATGCGAGAAGGACCCATCGTTTGCCAGAGGCAGGAACCTCGTCACATACGCTGCGGGCCTGATGCTCTCCAATTCTCCAGACAACTATCTTTCGGGGGCAAGGATTATCGACACGCTAATAGTCTGGTTCAGCAGGGAGCCGGATCAGTCTGTGGTAGAGAGTCAGCGTATGCTGATGAACAACATGATTGGGTCGGCGTCATCTAGTGCCATCAAGAAATTCGTTCAGATGCTAGATTCGAAGGGCCAGTCTGACAGTGAAGAGATTAGGTCGCGTGCCATGAGGATAGTGGCGCATTTTGCCAGTGAGATCCGTCTGAACAAGATCCCGTACGGTATCCAATGCATATCATCGTTCCTCGAGAGTCTTGAAGCATCGATATCTCACCATCGACACAAAGAAACAATCATAGATATCCTTAAGAAACTCACCGATGACGAGGAAAACTTAAGGCTGATGAGCAACGCGAATGGTCTCGCCTTGAAGATCATCAAGATGCTTGTAGATTCTGATGGCGGAGAACTCCATGATAGTAAGCATGATAGATGGTGCTCAAACATAGCAGTGCCCGGGATGGAAGTGATAAAGCGGTTCACCTCTGTCATCAAAAGATCCAACAATGTTCAGCTACCACGTGATATCTTAGAGAGCCCTAATGCCATCAGCACCCTGGAGAGTATGCTAAAATGTCCAAAATGCAAAGTGCAAGAGGAGCTGCAGAAATCAGTCATAATGGTTCTAACGCAAATAACATCGAAGGAAACATCTTTGGCTGCGGGCGAGGAAATCAAGAAGAGACTCGATGAAGTCAAGAATAGACTCATCTTGTCGCTGATAGCCATTTTCCTCGACGGCGGCAATGGCAAGAGTTCCGTGAAAAAATTGGCAGCTGGTGAATCGCTGGCAAAGATGTCCCGTATAAATGAGAATAGTGCCACGATCCTGGGAGCAGAGGATGGTCGCATTGTTAGTGGACTCACTCAAGTTGTTCTAGACAAGAACAGCGAGTACAGAAAGAGTGCGGCAGATATCCTGAACCATCTGTGTAGTCATTACACCACGAATGAAGACAGTCGTTTCCAAAAGCTGAAGAAAGCAATGATCGATGACGTGATTCTGCCG GTGCTGAGGGAAGTGCTTGGCTGTAGGCCGACAGCAGAACCCAGGCCACCCCCCTGGTACCTGTACCTAGAAGACAACGTCGAAGAGCAGGAGGCGTTGTCATCCCTTTGTGCAACCGTACACGACATACTGATCAGACAAGATCCTAATTTGGCCACTCAGTTCGACCAAAAAGCCGAGGAGATCGGCCAGGAGATGGAGACGAAGGAGGTGATGACCTTCGCTGACCTCGTGAAAAAGGCCCAAGACGTTGTGGACAACAAAAGGCGGCGGCAGTCCTGGGTAGTGCATCCGTACCCGCCGCCGCAGTATGTTGTTTGTTCTGCTGAGGAAGATCCCAATTCGTGCTGTATCTCGTGA